The window cttcaACGGGCAACGTTTCCCCCATTTCACAgcactacatatgtatgtatgtatgtctaaAAATCAGAAATTTTCAAGCTATAACTGTATAAGAAGGAGAGAAAGAATAAATTGTGCCCCTTAAAGTATCTGTCTGGAGACATATTTAAGTAactaaatactaaatactaaGCAAAACTTTAATAATAACTTTTCAGGGAATAAACTGGCACAAAGATTTGGATCGGAACGCCAGTAAAAGATGGCCAAGATCCTAACTAAACTACCCGATTTCACTATATACATCTATATCTATGGGAAACCAACTTTAAGACATAGTTAATATACCCCAATACAAAATatggtatgtaagttagctcACCATCGGTAATAACCTCGGCGGCTAATTTTCCTACAAGGTATTTTTCAAAGACCATACGTAGGATATCGCCCGTGTATATATCGACACATATATGTGTTATGATGCCATTGGCAAAGAGCAGGAGCACTTGAGCTGCATCCTGCCACTCCGAATGGATGACCCTATGCAGACGTAAGAGATCTTCCAGTTTCTTGAGATTATCCTTAAGCCGTCCAGCGGATTTGCGGCTGCTATTCTTGAGGACAGCCAAACCATTGCGTCGTTCTGTGTAGTCTCGTTTGGCCAGCGATGTCAGATCCTGATCCACATCACGTTGACGCATATAGCGAAAGGCACCCAAATCGTTGCTCTTGATTCGCACCTCATCGCGCTGCGTCGTCCAGAAGTGTGCCTCACTGAGCAGCATTCTTCTATATTAGATGCGATTAAACATAAATGCCTTTGATTTGCATGGCCACGCGTATCTCCAATCCGATCGAATGGGTGTCAACGGTATTTGCAGCACTTTTTGTTTGATCTCAAGCTTTTGGGCGAGGGAAGCGGGGGCCGTCCGACAGAGGCTACGCTGGCGCTGCCAATGAGGCCAAGTCAGTTAGCCTCTTGGTCTAGTGGCTTAGTAAGAGTTTAATCAACAATGTAAAGCACTACAAATTCTatgaatttaatatttattgtttcgacgtgttttgttttttatgcgTTTCTATTCTATTGTTAactgtttttcgtttttgttgttgtattcttcgttttcttttttgtggcAAACGTAAACAGTGAAAATTGTTGTTGGAATTCTGACCACTTGTTGATATCGATAAACACTTGTTGTTATCGCAAAATAACTTGAATGGCTTCTCAGTGTGACCTGAGGAACAGAGGGCATGGGCGGCAgcttgaaaaatgtttaaatttaacttatcTACATTAATTTCAATGTCAATTTGTATATaccaaacaattaaaacatgATACAAATATTCATGATAAATTGAAGTTAATTGTATATATTTGATTAATAAATAAGTGTTTTGAGCCTTCCTTAGTTAATTTGAGCTGATAACACCtgttgttaaatttttattcaattgaTAGAATATGTATAGATTTGGTTGAggttatttttgatttcgatCGAATCGACTAATTTGTTGCAGCCTATAAAAAGCACATCCTGCAGTAGCGAAATGAGAATAAATCCAAATTTAATCATTCAATCATCTGATTATTATTTATGGCTGCCTCTTCAGTCGGCGCTTACTCACGTTAAGTCTTGAACTATGAACGTGGGTCTGCAGACATTTGTTGATAAGATTAAgaatatgtacgtatataggAGCTTTCAATAATTGTAGATCCACACACAAGAAACCAATTGAGACTCATATAAAaaccatttattttttgtgttatttttaaacaaaaaaattatatgtatttattgatTTCACCATTCAATCAGATTGTAATCAATTATTCACAGTAGTTTTTCTTTCGCTTTTTGCtcaaaaaaattatcaaataaatatgatttatgtaaattaaaaGTGGCACATACTAACTAACTAGTTAAAGGACTAAATAAACAgcaataatcataataataataatagttttaTGTCGGATAATAGAGTAACTAAAACGTATATCGCATTTGTGGAAACTTAACAGAAACATTTATGTAGTTAGTTATTATTTAATAAGTAGGTgtatttagttgttgttgatgtattctttttcttttttttcttaatttggCGACCGTGCACCTGAAGCtgaattaacatttttctttgttgttgttgttttacaTTTGTGCTTATATACTAAAATCTAAAGGAGCCAGTGTTtgttcaaatatatatatacatatatatatatatgtatatataggtaaCTATTTACAACATATTCTCTGAACGTTTTTTGCCATctacatatttacataaatatcaaaatatcaaCCACAATTTTAtaagtaaatacatatacatatatatattatataacatatacatacatatattgtatcTTTAACTAATTAGCAgcctttttaaaattttgataacatttttgtttacGAATTCTTCAAACTTAAGTCGTTGTTTGCTTCTTCTCTCTACTACtttcatatataaataatataattcgtGCCTATTTCTGcgtgttttttaatatttgttttttggccaACGTTTAACGTCTCAAGTCTATCGAGTTCGTTTCCCCTTAGAAGCTAATTcatgtcgtttttttttttttgtttaataaaagcaacaaaaaatttgcGCTCGTtggttggttttgtttttaaatcgTCTAGAAAACTgatatcaatatatatatatatgattagAATTAAATTGCAGCAGTCGCTTTCTACATATGCACAGATTGGGTTCACTATCTTTCATTGTTAACTAATTTCTTATCCTGTCTCGCTCTTCATCCCTCAATTGCTCTTGCATTCGGATAGTGCAGGGGGAATTAAAAATCATAGAACTCGTTCgatttgttattaaaacgtcGGGTTAAAACATAAACTACAGCTTCATAGGTGGCCATCATAATTGCCGTATTGGGTATCTGTCTAACCAATTGTGTGGCCAAGCCTCTGCAAAGAAAAGAAGATATCAGGATTAACAAATTGTTGAAACAACATTTagataaaagtaaaaataaacaaataaaactaatGATTAGATTGTACTAAGTAATATTTAGCAATTCATGTTCGTTTGCCGTGATAATGAAATTAAgataaacaaatcaaatttgcGACGTAGTAAAGAATCGagataaaaaaataaaaaattgtctaAAAAATAGATTTCAAATTCGTGGGTGGTTCATTAGCATTCGATGAAATGAATTTTACCAACGTTCTTAAGGCATTCGTTTTGTCATTAAATATggtatacttatatatatatttttgcgtTATTATATACTACTGCATTGAAGATTTATCAGTCTAGGCTAtagaatttataaataaaatcaagaaaaattctatgtttaaatatagaaataaacaaaagacaTTGAAGACAACTTGACATGTACCGAAGTTCTGATACACTTTCATTATGAGATGATTAGTATTCATTAAATTAAGATTAAGTTTTTCGAAAGACACTAATTGATCGTATATATAGTCTTCTGAATGTCATTGTTAAGTGTTTTTGCTTGTCTTTAACAGGAAGATTATTAAGATCACCTCCTAAGGGGATTTACTTGTCTAATCTATCAATTAAAATGGGTTTTACTTTAACAagttatattaattataaataattagaTTGTCAAGCAAAGATTAACATTAAAGGGGAACTTTCCCTGCTATTAACGTAAAGGGAGACTTACACTTATTAAATTCTAGACCTAAACTATagctaaataaatttttgtgtgttgtttaCCTATATAAGCCAGCTCGTCCCTCTTCTTTCCACACGGTATGCAGAGTTTGCCAAAatgaattatatttattaCCCTCCTCCCGCAGACGTGTACGTGCCACCTCATGTGGATAGGCAATGCAGGAGGCAATTGTCTTTGATACAGCGCCAGCCATCATGAATTCCAAAAAGTCACGTGATCCTTTTGTATCTGTATGTCTTTGATTTCGTTGTTCCAACTAAAAATGCAAAACgattcaaatttgtttattagCTATCGattattttttgattgtttttgtgttttcgtTTTACCAATTTCGATTTAATAAACTCATAGATAACAAAGTGCACCATAGTTTCACAGATGCCAAAATAACTGGCTGTGATGCCTTTGTAGAAAGCTGCAATTCCTCCCTGAGCATAGACACGTTCGATGCACTGTCTAACAGTCATTTGGACTTTAGAATTGTAGTCCAATTGCATGCGTGTCTTAACAAACCAAATGGGATTCGTTACGGTGGATGAGACAAAACCTGCACTTGCAGCACTCATTATATGAACCAATGGGGAATCGCGTTCAACAAAACTATAATAAGATCATACATGTATTAATTGTTACACAAATTCTACTCCTACTCAAGACTTACCCCAGACTGTTGAGCGTGTTTTTGGTTTGTGAATATGTGCAAAAGTATATGGCACGTGAGGGTGCCACTCCAACGAGATTCGGACCGAGACCTTTGAACAAAGCACGAGGTCCCTCATTCTGGACAATGTGACTGAAATCGTAACAAAATTGAAAGTATATTGTTATAAATCATATTAAGACTGAAGATCTCATTGAGCTCTATGCAAAATGTCGACATTTTAAGAGCAACTAAAACTGAGGATAGAAGGGGGAAGAATTCTTGTGATTACAGTTCTTATGACAGCAAAAACTAAAGGAACGCATATGGAAATATACTTTTAAtatcttatttttatattcCTAGTAATTTTTGGTATTCTTCATACCGATAAGACAACAAGTTgtcaatttgttttaataaatattgaataatttctggaattttgttatttgataattattttttggggttttgACTCAACTATTTCTATTGCAAGTCCAGGGCTGGTTAATGGGAGTTTCTTGACCAGTGACTTCATATTTCGAGTTCAGTTCTCGAACTGTTTTAACTTTAGGAGGATTtgtaaaattgaaatattttgtacTTTTAGAAGATAGTCTAAATATATTGGGAAATAATGCAAAAAGGAATAAACTCTATCGACCTTGAGCCGACAAACAGATTGCTTTGGTAAATAAGATATCATTTTGGGATACATTGAGATAAGattaaatacaaatacttGGAAGTTCGGTTCGTTAAAATTGCCAAATAAAATGTACATATCTTCTTTACAATACAAATGATTAATTATCGAGATCAATTAGGACCAGATTGATTGCTTATATACGGTATCTTTAGGTATATTAAGGaatattttatgatttatCACAAATTTTAAAGTCAATGACAAAACTACGTTTAAATTTCTAACTAATCAAACATCAAACAAAACGAATATTTAGAATCTGGTTTGTTGGAACTTTCTTAATTGGAATGGTACGAATTGAAGTTCCATTGCCAAATTGAGGGCAGGAAATTTATGAAAGTGGTAAGCATCGATAATTATTGAATTTTCTAAGGCGAAAATTTTAGGTTTTTGATTGGACACCCGCCAAAAAGTACTGTCTAATTCCCTAGATGTTCAAAAGAACTCTTAGAAGTATCTCGGTCCCTGGACCTCTCAAGTTTCTTAGCCATAAGTATCTGCCACGTCACTAGACTCAGCCCTGCGGCATTCAGATAAATGCTTTTCATTTATGTAATTGTAGtccaaacaattaaaaacagAATGCAAGTTTGTAGAAAGATATTTTTAGAAAccattttacaatattttacTCAAATGTGTTTTAGTTACAACCTTTGGGAATTCGTTTtaagtttaaattaaaaatagataACAACTTACCGCAAACACTGCATAATGCTCatatttttgcttgttgtCGATGAGATGCCACAATGTGATATAGCCATAATCTGcaataatagaaaaaaaactcaGTTAATAATATGTATTAAATAgttgaaatcaaattttttgtgttaaaaATGGTGATGcaatttatttggttttttatgcTTTATGCGAATGAACGATGTATTGATGAATGaatgatatatgtacatatgtatgtatagtaaGTAAATAAGAAATTTGGTACTACCCTACGGACACCCCCAATCACCTGTGGCTGTGATCTGTTACGTAATATCGTTGTGCTTAGCTTACGTCGTTGTTCTGGTCTTAATAGCTCGGATGTTGGACCAATATTCGCCGGTCCACTTGTGGACTCATTAAGGCGTGTCGTGGGCGTTAGAAATGCCGTTGAGCTTTGTAGACGAGTTTTTACCACTTCTAAAGGACATGTTACCACAGCTCCAACAGTGCCAGCGgatctgcaaaaaaaaaaaaaaacggcaaaaacaaataaatgtaaaaacaaaatgaataacaaaataaaagatacCAAATTGTCTTTCTTCCTCacaaaattctaaaaataCAACTAGTTTGAGCAATTTGACATAAAACACACATGGTCTCGGACTCTATCCGCCCTTCGCCCATCCGTCTCCCCTCCACCCAAAACTCTAGCactcttaaaaataaatcccATTTGGCATAAATAtgtgttttttccttttcaatttttgatttGCGTAATACAATTTTGCTAGATGATATTTATTGTTTCCATTTGAATTGAATGTGTCTCAACCACTTATTTTCGATTGGCCGCACACATTCATTacaaatgaaaattgcattttcccTACGCTCACCCCAAATCGTTTGTTTCAATTGATATCTCAAGGTTAGGCAACATTCAAGGTCATCAGTGAATGGTGAAATTATAGGGAAAAATGCTAATTAAAGGGTAAGAAATTTTCTAGAATTGATTAATCATGACCTTTGGTAGGGAACAGAAATGCCTTCAATgtttagttatttattttactcTCCAAGGttttttcttgtaatttttttaattgtttgctaataattaataaacttGTGATAAAAgtacaaacaacaaaagaagCTTATCTATTATAGCAGCCAAACTCGTGATCTATAAATGAGAGACTTGTAAATTCTTAGAGTTGGCACCAGAATAAATAAACCAAGTAAGATTATAGCATCGACTATTGTATACCATGTATCGACTATTCTATTTACATTTGTCAATTGAAATGTACGTGTAAGAAGGGATGAGACCTTGAAATGGTTAAGGAAAAGTAAACGATTTTGACTTTAGTATTTTAGGAGAATCATCCTGCATTAGAATACACAGGccatctcgctcactcttttAAATACTTGAGCAATTTGACGTCGATAACGCCAAATTCTGCCTTTTTGGGCCAcctaataaaaatgtttcaaagcaTATTTTTAGtccaattttaatgaaatttggaGTATTGAATGATATTGATAGTTAAGATTAgtgtaccaaatttgattgggATAACTTAAATATTAAGggagaaaattattattttgttttaaaattactGGATCGAAACGGAATGGCCAAAAAATTAGAAAAGCGTAATGCGGCTATACTGAAGGGAGTTAAATAAGAAACTTGATGGCTTTAACTTGTATTCTTCGGAAAAATAATAgtatttatacattttggcgGCGAAAAGGTGcgtgaaaaaatatttaaagaaaataatttctaCGTAATTTCACGATCTCATAACAACAATTTGAAGGCTGTCGCTCTTGAAGTCTCTGAGATTTGGATGATCATATAGATAAATATTTACACTTCATGGTGTGTAAAAAGTTTTCTTCTACCTAATGCATACTTTTTGACGacattaatataccatttcaccctctGAGTGCAAGGTATAATTGTGGAACCAACAAATAACAATCACAAAAAAAGTTGTTTCCCTTATTAACAACAATGTTTGATCGatgaaaaagaaattgatTTACATTTTGGTGAACGACACGAGAATCGCCGTATCAGTTTCCCGTGACGCCCTACCGCACCGCCAACCAGCTCATTTCTCTGTCATCTATAATCTTCATAtagtatgtaaatatgtataataatttcacaaaatctttgtctgattgcACTCTGGGGCAATGTTAAACCGGTTTCAACTGACTACAGATTGACCCGTCAGGCGATAACCTGGAGGCTAGCCTAGCAATGAATTGCCATTTGGCGCTGATTTCAAATCCAACGTTATCAATAAACAGCAGTCCCATATAGAATTTACTATATATATGCGCCAAGATTCTCAGTTGGATCTGGTATACAAATAAAtgacataatatatataaactgtTAAACCGGTAAGAACACGCCACGAAATGCCGAGACCATATGCTTAACACAGATAGatcattatttgtttgttcgttttgttaattttgtcAGGGGAAATGATTCGGcgcaatttttctttttttgtgtagGTCATTTGATATGGCACGAGTGATTCAAAACAGAATTGTATCAATCTATTAACAAGAATTGCGGCTATTTAATTTCTATATTAACATGCAGGCCTGAAATATCACAGTAGGAAATTAAAACCACAATCCAAAAGTTAATACAATTTGCCAGACAAATGAACAAACAACAGACAATTGTAAATCAAAGTCAGTGCGAACAATGATAATGAGAGCTCAACTCGGgtatatatagtatgtatGAATATAGGTAGGTAAAATTGGCTATTTAAAGAATTGCTTTCACAGTTCATTGTTCATTATTCACTTGATACaaagacaaacaaaacaaacagaacAAATGGGGaaatacaaataattaatCAACCAACCATTAATCAAATATCAAAtttcatatataaaatatgtcaAAACTTTTTGTAGCAAAGGGTAATATCATCCACTAAGGCGTGGTTTACTTTATGGATGGTCACTAAAGGTGATTAATTAATTCAAATGTCGCTAAACGTAAGACCcttattaattataatgaGTTGGCTTTATATAGTTTGCAAataaatgttttcaatttatatgattgttttattatttattttgtcctttTCAAAGTTAGCATTGAGAATTTAGTTTTGTACCTGATAAGATTAAAACATTTCGTCAAAATAATGGTAAGGGGTTATTCTATTGAATTGAATAGATAAGAAAGATAACAGCAATAAGTACAAGAGTTCATTGACAGAACTTACAAATGTCTAACTGTATTTTAAGGTGAAAAAGACTTAAATTTACTTAATTTGGGAATCAcatattttgaacaaattttaaaaccttttcataaaaatttgcatGGCAGAAACTTTCGGAACTCCAAGCTGATGAATTATGCGTTTTATTAGTTTGGGTTGTAGCGAATCGAAATTTCCTTTCCAATCGAACATGTTAAAGTCTTAAATTAATTACGAATTTGgcagaaatatgaacattatttgagatacaaaacgaaaagaagctaacttcttGTTTAATAAGCTAACTTGGTCTTAACCCATCAAGAATTTGGAAGATTGTTTTAACAGCTATCACTTTGATGAGTCTTCCTTAGAGCCCTCTTCACggttaaagttttttttttttttctgactTCATCAAATTACGAATCGAAAAAGGATATCTCTGGGTCTAAATATGTTTCTAAAACGAGTCATTCAAAGTGTGATCCTAAAATGAGTCGAGTATGATATAAAATATCATTCCAAAAAGAATCGCCAACGTTTAATCGACAATGTAAATGTTTAtgatataaaaaaatgaatctACAAGAAGTCAAAACTGATTAAATGCAGAAGCTATAAACAACTTATAAAAAGGAGTTGTGGCTTTGGTATTATATTCACCTGACAAAGGAGTTATTTATGATTAGAGAACGAGCCCATTTATGACGATTTCATTGGAAAAGGGAAAGCTGTTTTCACAGAATTAAAATTCATAGTATAAATTCATGTAAATTCTACTCTGAAATCGTTATGGAGGGATCTTCTCTTATCACGTGTTTAAACTGTGCGACTTTTTATAGAAAAGGGAAGCACTTACCACACACTAagggtcaaaatcaaaaatcacTTAACAACTAAAATGTCCTAgatattttcttatttataaATCCTCAACTTGGCAAAATTTGACTAGACCTAATATACCCTTCCACAATTTTAAGGTTGACAAAAATATGTGtgaatgttttctttttttatttacgaAATATTTTTGTGTACCGTCTCATTGattgcattttcatttctgtATCAATAGCCTTtctctatatgtacatacgcaTGTGTCTCTTGACTCAAGGtgttttctgtgtgtgtgtgtatgtgtgtggcaGTGTGTGtacaaacaaaatttacaCATTTGCAACCGGTTAATGAGTGCGATTTAGCTGTTTTTTGACTTCTCCCCCCCAATCAGTCGAACATCTGTTGAACGAAACGCCCCATTCACACAACACGCGCCGGAGATAAGAGTGTAAATTTTGGTTGAACCAGACGAAATCCTCACAGGTGGTGCTTGGTGGTGGGTGGGTAGGTGTTGGTGGTGCTGCGCTGCGTCATGCTTTGCATGAGTGACTTTTGCACCAACCTCCCCAGGAGGAGGGAATTGTTGGAATTCAAAATGCGCCATTTGATAAAAACCGTCTTGGTGGCGTCTTCTCTTTATCACAAATATGATTTTCTACAACATACGAAAAGCTAGACAgctttttttgtgtgtgtttcttcTTATCAGTGcgaatatttatatatatattttttgttattagaTTACGAATTTGatggaaaatttttcaatgtttttttatGGGTCAACACCTAACGAGATAAAAGAGAGGGAGAATTATGTAGAAATTGATAGTAAATTTGTCATCtactttgtttttatttttcactaaatatttaatttaaaattgttgttatttattcAATGAACTTGGCACGAGACCTTccttatgtatatttatatatctttgtgtaaataaaaattgggtttgtttttggttttgtattctGAGtgattcaaaatttgtttataagattttatatacacattttatagatatgcatatatgtagtTATTTTGGTATcgtaaaaccaaaaataaaaaaatttgtgtCTAGATCAAGAAcaaggaaaaataaaagaaatatttgatGCCCTTGACATAATTTTTTGTGATCAAGAACATAAGaacatttggttttttaatggaaaaataagaaattttcaaattagaaaattaaggttttttatctatatatgtatgttcgATCTTTGGCTGTTATCATTATTTGTAATAGATCGTTATATAGTTTTGGATTGGTTCCggtatatatacttttatatATTCATTAAGGTAGACTTTAATATTGATGAAATCTAAGCTAAAATATGTACCATATTACGGCTATGTAAGCCAAAGAAATATGTAAATCAATAAAACACATctgaaataatatataaaaaaagaaaaacagacgaaaaaaacacaaaaaaacgcAGCTGatccaaaatatatatttatatgatcgatttaatttaagtcattttgaaaacaaaataaaaaacatttgcctACGTGCCTAAAAACATGTCATGTCGCTTTTTTTCAATACTAAAGAAATCTTTGAATGACTAAATATGTTCCAGCTCATTTTCTCTCCCAAGAGATAAAAAAGTATCTTAGCCAGATGGTCGTCTGCAACCTTTTTTCTTGCCGTCATTTGAAAATGTTGTAAACACATAGTGCTTTGCCTTCAACCGAGTCAGTGTGCCACAAAAAGTTTGTTTGCCCCTCCTCTTTAGATTGCAGCGAATTGAATATGAAAACAACAAATCAATTGCCAAGTTACTCCCGTCCGTTGTCCCCTCCGCTCAATTGCATTAATAagattttagttttattgttttttgcaaaagctttttttttgtttttgtagttgtATTTGTCTCAACAAATTGCGTCGAAGCCAAAATCTGAAACTGTCTCAAAATGTGTGTCTAGCcgaatttcacaattttttctAATTGTTTTGATGaaccaaaaattatttaagGTAACATTGAGAAGAAAGTCGACCATGAAATACCTTTTGATAGTTAATGATAAAGCAATCGATTTCGAACAAAATAGATTGATATTTTTGTCTTTATGGCGCAAATATTAGAACATTTTGATATAAAGAGTTTGATAATTCAcaacatttttacatttagAGAACGTCTAATACAGTGTCATTAGACAGCTATTAAGCTTTTTTGATAATTGCATTTAAGCTAACACCGATATAcattagagagctgcatgaatggtAGAGAaatcaaagtcaaatgaatctattcgaattgaattcaaatgaatgaatgacaACGACTCAACGAAATGAATAAGTGTGAATGTAAGTACTTGTTAACTCAAATTGATTTCTCTCTCTAATATGTAGACATGGATATCGATTATTTTGGATAGTAATAAAAAATGAGCACATaaataatttccttttttcccATGAATTTTATTGAACCACATACAAACTTTTAGTTGATGGGTATAGAGGGTATCGAAAAAAAGCTAAATTTGCGTTTTATTTAGTCTCTATTTTTCTTAAACTGTTTGTTGGATGCATGTCaggttgttttgttttgtattttttttgtaagtttATTTATAGCACAAAACAATGCAACAGTGGGTGTGctggtgtgtatgtgtgtgtgtgtgtgtagacaAGGTTGTTTTTGTGTAGATAGTAAACATGAGATACCCCATATAAACTAGTTCGCTGTTTGGGGTTTTAGGGGGTATTAAGAGAGCTCAAGTTGCAACGTGAACTAAGTGTGTCCTCCTCCAACCCATCGTTCCACTATCACCAACAATAAGTATTTATAATGTTTACATACAAGCACATATTCATTgtctatctgtgtgtgtgtgtgtgtgtgtgaagtctTACTATATTCCATAGTTGATAAATAAGCTCGGAATGCCGGCCGGCCggtaaattatttttcttgttcatttcttttttacGCTCTCAATGTTTGTTTTAGTTATCCAGTTTTCTGATAAATGatacatacaaataataaatgaaagaGGCGGTAAAACTTTGTGAAATACTAGAAAgtattttcataaatattatACATGGTTTAAAGACTTTAAATAGTTGTTTTATCCCCTTCAAATTACAGGAAGACAATTCTCATCGATTTTGATTTCGAGGGAGATGCTAATGAAGAGTATTTGCATTAAAATCCCAAGTACTCAGAAGGAATTTAGTTAAGAGGAAGATAAAaagttgttagttttataAGAAATCTTCAAGTGCTTCATTTTAACTCAAATGAATCCAAAAAAATACCATTAAACTTTGATAAAT is drawn from Drosophila willistoni isolate 14030-0811.24 chromosome 2R unlocalized genomic scaffold, UCI_dwil_1.1 Seg167, whole genome shotgun sequence and contains these coding sequences:
- the LOC6642037 gene encoding mitochondrial carrier protein Rim2 isoform X1, whose translation is MSQSTTDTFIHLIAGGSAGTVGAVVTCPLEVVKTRLQSSTAFLTPTTRLNESTSGPANIGPTSELLRPEQRRKLSTTILRNRSQPQVIGGVRRIMAISHCGISSTTSKNMSIMQCLRHIVQNEGPRALFKGLGPNLVGVAPSRAIYFCTYSQTKNTLNSLGFVERDSPLVHIMSAASAGFVSSTVTNPIWFVKTRMQLDYNSKVQMTVRQCIERVYAQGGIAAFYKGITASYFGICETMVHFVIYEFIKSKLLEQRNQRHTDTKGSRDFLEFMMAGAVSKTIASCIAYPHEVARTRLREEGNKYNSFWQTLHTVWKEEGRAGLYRGLATQLVRQIPNTAIMMATYEAVVYVLTRRFNNKSNEFYDF
- the LOC6642037 gene encoding mitochondrial carrier protein Rim2 isoform X2, producing MSQSTTDTFIHLIAGGSAGTVGAVVTCPLEVVKTRLQSSTAFLTPTTRLNESTSGPANIGPTSELLRPEQRRKLSTTILRNRSQPQIMAISHCGISSTTSKNMSIMQCLRHIVQNEGPRALFKGLGPNLVGVAPSRAIYFCTYSQTKNTLNSLGFVERDSPLVHIMSAASAGFVSSTVTNPIWFVKTRMQLDYNSKVQMTVRQCIERVYAQGGIAAFYKGITASYFGICETMVHFVIYEFIKSKLLEQRNQRHTDTKGSRDFLEFMMAGAVSKTIASCIAYPHEVARTRLREEGNKYNSFWQTLHTVWKEEGRAGLYRGLATQLVRQIPNTAIMMATYEAVVYVLTRRFNNKSNEFYDF